The Rhodamnia argentea isolate NSW1041297 chromosome 7, ASM2092103v1, whole genome shotgun sequence genome contains the following window.
AGTCAGGAAAGACTAGAGACAAAAACATAGGACAGCTACCAAAAGCACCAGTAGCACATCCCAGCAtaacccaaaaagaaacaaagctAGACATGACAAGAAGACCACAAAGTACAAGGCGAAGAGGCAACTTCCGAGGGGGGGTCAGCAGCAGCAGTCAACCAACAGCATATCTTTGTTCAAACACATCTAAAAACTTTTTTCTTGTCACTAGCCAACTTAAACATACTTGTATAGCATTTGAGAACACAATCATGTAACCGAAcaacaaatacaaaaatcaatatcTTCCTTGACCACACCGAACTTAGGAAGTTACTAGTAAATTCTCTTTAAAGCATTTCCCGTTCCATTTGCTATAAGTCGAGTTAGGTTACACATGTGTTGGCCACCTATAAGGCGGATTTGGAGATGCAAGAGAAAGGGGAGGAACCTTAGCAAATACTATAGAAAGCCATCCAGCTGTGGAAAGTATTTGAGAAAGCCACATTGTTTGCATCACAAGATACAgtaattgcaatttggtccaaTGAATTGTGATATTTTACAAAGTCAATAGCTCATGGAATACTTACACGCTTTTGACCGATCAAATCTGTTAGAGTTCCATTTACTAAAGCTGCTATTAGTCCTCCCACTGTCAGCATCGAACCAAAAAGTGAATATTGCAGCATGAGAAAGATAGGGGAAAGATTTATACAAAGAATCTGAATTGTAAATGGCTGCACTTATCCCTCTGCAGTCCTTAATACAAGATATGCTCCTAAAGCTTATCGATTAACATACAAAGTTGATGTTATATTGTATTTTAAGGAACAAAATGCAAAGCAAATAGGAAAATAATGAGAAGATTTGAATTTAGATGATAGATAAATTAACTAATACTTTGCAGCAATCATGTCATCCTAATCCTATTTCAGCAATAAGCTGCATACGTTCAACCCATACAGGCAGCAAGCATCTCTACACATTTGagcataaaaaaatagattaagaTACAATAAAGAAACAACTTATTACATTATATGGTAACAACAACTGCAGACTGATTTATACTACTTGGTGAAGCAGACATACCTAGCTTGCCCAAGATTTCTTTCTTGACTTGTCAAGAAAAAATGCAGCTTCAAACCAATAGATGAAAGTTGCAGGCCAAGAATACCGCAATGTGGATTCCAGCCCATTTTCGACTACTTCGATTGACATCTTGAGCCACAAAAATAAGTCTCGGAATCCCCAAACAGCTATGCATTGAAGGAATTCGGAGGAAAACCAGCTTTGAGGGGCAAGTGTTACATATTCACCGTAGGATTTTCACCAGCCAAGCTCAAAAAAGCCATATACAATCGGCTTATATAACATCACATTAGCAAAAGTTATAATACGAACGTTAGCAACCCAAAATCATGGAATCTCATCCATACCATGGTCTATTTCCATTTTATTGGCAATACTTTTCCTAAGAATGCTCATCTCGGCTCCCTTCTCGGTTGATATAATATCTTTTGGAACCTCATCATGCACAAGTTCATACACATACTTAGGATCTCCATATTCGAAAAAGTTTATATCCCTCCTGTCTTGGTCACAATGTAATTATGAATAGCACAATATGCTATAACAATATGTGCTTGCTTCCTAAGTGAAAATGGTGGCATGCATCTTAAAACCCAAAAACGATTCTTTAAAGCCCCGAAGGATCTCTCAATGACAATCCTAAGCGAAGAATGTCTATAGTTGAAAAGTTCTCTTGCCGTTATTGGTCTTGCATTTCTTCTAAAGTCATTTATATGATACCGATCACCTTTAAAATGTGTTAAAAATCTTGGAGTTGATGCATACCCAGAATCCACCACATAGTATTTGCCTATAATAAAGCATTCAAGGTCTTAATCATGATACACGATCACAGCAAATTCACAAGGACAATTAATCATTTTAAAGCAAACAATTACCCGAGGGGGGTCGGGAAATTGTAGTGTGGGATCCTCGAGTGCCGACGCGAGTATCCGTCAATCGTTGGCAAATCCTTCCCAACCAGCATAGACAAATGCAAACTTCATATCAAACGAACACACGCATAATATGTTTTGGGTGGTAGTTCCCTTCCTACCTCTAAAACGGTTTTGCAGCGCAGCAGGTACTCTCGCACCAATATGAGTGCCATCAATGGCACCCACACACCCCTGTCACAATTATCACAGTCCAATGTTAACCAACATTATAAACAAATTTCACGCTAATGGTGCAAAGCAAGAATAAAGAAGCATACCTTAAAGTAAGGCTTATGCTTAGGATCCATAAGAATCTCCAGTGGAACAACATCAAAGAGAGGTGGTGCAATAATCTCCTTTGCAAGTTTTCGAACCgcttttagaactaaattaaagtACCAACTAATAGTCTGTCTAGAACATTGGAATCTCTCGGTCAAGTCTCTATTGGAACCGCCATGACATAGTAGATATAAGAAAATCCCAACCTGTTCATCTACTTTAAGATATCGACTGTCACCCAACCAACCTCTTGCAGTGAACAATCCACATAGGTTAAGAAAAACATGTCTCTCCATTCTAAATGCTTCGCATACTCTATCAGAATGTCCATGAATAATTTCCCTTATCCATTGCGCTCCCGAGAAAGCACTATCCCTAATAGGTTCTCTCGTGCGCATATCTTTGTGTAGCTTACCAAGACACAACCATGCCATAAGTATATGATAATAGTCATCACCAAAGTCTTCCCAACTTGGTTCATTTTCTCCAACCGAAGCTATCGCGATAACTCCCTCCATATTTCCTATAAAACGAAAGGCATCAACAGACGACACCACACGATATTGCaaggtgaaaagaaagaaagaaatgaaaaactttATCTATTGACAAGTAAAGAAATCTAAATAATACTTAACACATGACTATGCAATTCAATATCAACGAGGAAACCAGCGACAAAATAACCATAGTTGCGTAAAAAAAAGCTAAGCTAGAATGTCTCAAATACATAGGTCTTTTAATCTTATAAATCCACGTAGAAATCCATAACATATGCCAACATCTACTTAAATAGAATCAAGCACATAACGTCGCCATTCAGGTTTCGTCAAGATGAAACCCTCTCTCCAAGCAGCATTCATGGAACCATGATTCAGAGCTTTGGCATAAAGTGTCGGTTCCATGTCAAGCATGCTTTTCGGGATGGCAATGAAGGCTCCCATGGAGTAGGGGCCTACAGGCTGTGGGGTTTGTGAGGTGACAGATGTATGTGATGATTGAACCATTCTAAATTGGAGAGATTCCGAAATGGCTTTGTATGCGCGGTCAAattcgtatgaagtgctctttctcctcctcttcaaaTTTGGAGTCCTATTCAACTTGTGATTCTCGTGAACCGGGGTAGCCCTTGGTTCATCATCCGACCCTTGCCCGGTTTAGTGTTCATTATGTAACCCGTCTTCTGATAAAGATTCTTGCACCCTTACTTCCTCCGGTGTACCTAATGGGACACTACCAACAAATTCATCTCTATCACCGTCCTCTGATGACATCCGATCCCGCACATTTCTTAATGCAAACGCTCAAGTAGCATATGTATCTCCAATCACCACACAAAGCTGGGAATACAAAGGAAACCCTTCCTTTCTGAATGTAGCCCATTCGGTATGTTCCCGCACCATTTTCAACAGGACATGCATCAACAAGTTTCAATAAACTTACATATGAAGCTagaacaaaaatcccaaaagtcGGGCTATACCTTCACATGAATCTCCCACAGAGTTTCATCATCCACAATAACCCCGTTGTTTATATTATCCCATCCAAATCCGGTTTGGTTAAGGAGCTTCTTGAAAGCGCCATACAGCTTTTTCGGTTTGAATGCCCTGTTCTTGAACTTGTACATAGAATATTGGCACCCTGTTTGCTTATTGAACTTGCGTTGAATGTTAGTCCACCCCGCTTTGTTGAAGGTAGAGGTAGTTCGATTCCCTTTCTTAACCTCATCTACCATCAAGCTTACCAATAATTGCGTCAATGGCTCAGTCCACTTAGCAATGACCGTTTCTTTTTGGGATGCCATTTAATGTAAACCGATCGAGTATAACATGAGCCAAATcattaaaatgaattaaaacatTCGTTCAATCCATAAAGAACTTGCTTATGCACATTTCATAATAATCAATTTGTTGAAACAGCAATTTTGAAGCGCAAAAGTTGTGCATATCACTACCTTTGTTAACCAAATGCAATCCTTCCGGAGAGTATCGCTTATATGATCCTATTCCTGTTCAAGAAATCGAATAGAAcgtaaaaaagaaatgttatgtGCACAGAAAGCATGAAGCAACAAGTTTCATTGCAAAAAGAGATGTCAACATACATGCCGCCTGATGCTCATTAAATCCCTACATACATGCACTAAACCACAATAAGCATTATCAAGCGATTCAAGTTTAAAGCAGTTGAGTAGATTCGTCTATGTACACATAAGCGTAGTGACACTCACACTAGAAATAAACAGGAAAGAATGATCTACAATAACCAATCCAAACAGAACATAATAGCATCAAACTGTCACAAGCTATGCTCGAGGCTACTACCATTGTATCTGACTCTAAGGGTTAGATAAATGAGTACCAATGTCCCAAAGCTTGACCCGCAATCGCAATAACAAGAGATTACTAAAGTCATAGAGATAGATCTACCGAATGGGGAAAAGTAGATATATTCATTTCACCTATATGTTGCATAATCAATTGAACAAAGACGCTACAGCACCCGGAGGGAAAAATGTCCGAAAGATCTCGAAGTTACGGCGGCTCCGACCTATGATTGATACTCCGTAACCGAAATGAGGCGACGCTTAGAATCGAAAAATGCAGTGACAAAGGACAAACGCGCAATCGCCGAGGTGAGAGGAAAGCAaagccgaatagagagagaaaaccctTACCTCGCAGATCCGACTTCTTTCAACACAAAAGACGAATCGTAGCCGAGAAGAGGTCATCGGACGTGCGAATCAGGAGGCGACGGCGGAGGCGGAGATGGATGCGTGGTTGTGAGTGACCGAGAACATTGTGGAGCGTCAATCTGGAGAGAAATGTTCGGTGTTGAAGAGGGAATAAagagagaaaaccctaacctcGCAGATCCGACTTCCTTCGACACAAAGGACGAATCGCAGCTAACAAGAGGTCATCGGACGTGCTAATTAGGAGGCGATGGCGGAGGCGGAGAAGCGAAAATTTTtgttgaagagggagagagaacatTCGTTGAAGAGGGAGAGAACTGGGCGTGACCGAGAACATTCGttgaagagggagagaagcGGGCGTTAACGTAAGAGAATCCGGCTGGTTCAAAATCTAATCGACAGATAAGAGAAATTCGTGACAGAAGCTATTCTGGTCcgagagaagtgaaaattttttacttcttggaTGAGACTCAAAATCTAATCaggcaagatttttcacttcaaaattgaaaaacacaatcagaagtcaaattttttatcaaacgacTTTCTACTTCAAtcagatttttatcaaacacatttttctgCCGGATGGGcttctggcagagaaatgaaaaatttgaagtgttttcatgcgggccCCTAGCTTTCCCTACTTCCCATGCAAATTCAACTTGTACAGCAATCTCTTCATCACATCGTGACCAGGCCCAACACTTTACTGTGTTAGGCCTCGTTTCACCAGTCATTGGGCCCGACATTCTCTATGAAGCCCACAAGAGACAGAATCCGATCGCCTCCACTAACGTACCACCTGTTCTCCAAGATCTTGACACCATTTGTTTCGcacaaaataaatcatttgaaagatattttctcaTAGATGTTCGTTTATGCCGCTTGCTTATAAGAATAAACGAACGAAAACTATTTTTATCTTTCACGTAATTGTTTACACATAAATCGCAGTcaagaatgaaaatattttccattgactaataattttaaatgatataagctattattttcaagaaaatatttgccAAATTGTTACCTTAAGAACGGATAGTTATCAAACCTTTACGCTGGATGGAACCAACAAGCACCTTTTGTTCTCGTGCGTCGTTAAACCTGCCATTTAATGGTAATACCATATCCGGTTTCGCGTTGCGTCGTGTCGTGTTAGGCTCTGGAGGCTTGATCTCTCTCCCTCGTGCCTGTCAAGTTAGTGCCGGTAATTCTCCAAGCTTGATGTTCAGGTGATCATctaatcctaaacatttgggCGGAAATCTAACATAGTCCATTCAACCAATTTTTACCAGAAATTGTTGACTTGACAGTCCAATCATCATTAGCCGCCTTCTACGGTACATTGAcaagttagcaattttcggcgaAAATTAACCGgaatgattacattgaaatttcgcgtAAAAACTAAGGATTTAATTggtaaaatcgaaaagtttacgTATAAATTAACATTTGCGCAATAATTTTACGACTGATTGTATAATTTCCCCGCTAGTTGTAACACGCAGCCACATTTTATAACAATGCTTGCCTTGATGTGTCACCTCAACGGTATACTTGTAACTCTCGCGTAAAATACTTATTCTTCTTCTGACACAAGTTTTCTTGCACGACATTGTACTGTATTTTGGCAATGAGAAGCGTCATCAATTGAGCCATTTTGCTACATCTAGTCTCCGCACAAGCacgcacatttttttttttttcatacatTCTATAATTTCTATACCACTTGTTGTTCTGGTCACTTTTCACATGAGATGACTTGACTGTGTAAATTTGGTATAGCCAACCTTATTATAGCGTTTTGGCATAAAAATAGAAGTGCGGTGACATGAAGTTTtttggtttccttttttttttttttttttgtgctgagAAGTAGTGAATAAAggtgcaaattgaaaatttgaaaagccAGGATGTAAAGTGGTATGAGACTCAAAATTGAAGGtggtttttgaaattttccaaatctcATAATCAAATGGAATttgggtgaattttttttttttacagaaaataaatgatttgaaaaatattttcctaaaaactcACTTGTGTCACTTAAAAATATGAACGAACAGAAATACTTTCATCATCCtcaaaaatatttaggcataagttgttgtcgataatgataataattttcattgactaattatttccaCAATACATTCGGTTattgttaggaaaatatttttcaaatatttcatttctCCTAAAACAAACTAATCATTGTTGATACAAATGTACTTGGCATAAATGAAACTAAAAAATATCTATCATCTTAgtttaaaatgaaagatttggaaGAAGTTGTTATAATTTCATGTATCAAAGTGAGTAAACATAGTGGGGTTATGCTTTAAGGCAAGGCCACTATGTggagaaaatcattaaaagataTCGGATTTTGGGAATTAAGGAGTCAAATGTATTATATGATGTGTcaattaaattgatgaaaaactTTTAGCACTATTAGAATATACTAGTGCAATTGGAAGTTGATGTATGCTATGTATTATACTAGAATGGATATGACATTTATGGTGTGTAAATTGTCCAAATTTACTAGTTATTCTAGTATTGGTGTGTAAATTGTCCACTTTTAGCATTGGAAGGTCATAAGTAGAATTATTAATTactttaaaaaggaaagaaaacttaTCGTGTTCCATGTTATGCATGTCACAAATTTGGGTCCATATATTTTGATATtacaaaaagagagtaaagttGCTTTGTCCGatatagggaaaattacccaatcggtcctaaatttattaaaCGGAATTCAATactaatctttttcattttgtcaattcagctaaatcttttgcacgaaatttcaatacaatcatttcggtcaattttagttGAACATCGCCGAGGTGGCGATCTATTCATCACCGGTTGTCCGGCACATTGCCATGTTAGTATTTCCACAAGAATCGGGCCAAAAGATCTTATTGGAATTTTGCGCAAAAGgttcaaaattgaattgacaaaattaaaaaatttatgcatGAATTGGCATTCATACAATTATTTTAGAACCGATTGGACAATATCCCCGCTAATTGTAAGGCACAACCACTTTGTTAAATACTGATTGACTTGATGTACCATGTCAAAGGTATACTTGTAAATCTGGTGTAAACTACTTATTCTTCTTCTAATGCAGGTTTTCATGCACGACATTGTAATGTATTTGGATAATacaattggatcaattaagcTCTACGTCAATTTAGAAGTTCATATTTAGACGTTTTCGTAAGGCATTTCTTCGCTTAGCTTATATTTATCTGAAAAGGTCAACACAATCATGTATACCTGTATCCTGACCTTTTCCAATA
Protein-coding sequences here:
- the LOC115743588 gene encoding uncharacterized protein LOC115743588, which encodes MASQKETVIAKWTEPLTQLLVSLMVDEVKKGNRTTSTFNKAGWTNIQRKFNKQTGCQYSMYKFKNRAFKPKKLYGAFKKLLNQTGFGWDNINNGVIVDDETLWEIHVKIKFFISFFLFTLQYRVVSSVDAFRFIGNMEGVIAIASVGENEPSWEDFGDDYYHILMAWLCLGKLHKDMRTREPIRDSAFSGAQWIREIIHGHSDRVCEAFRMERHVFLNLCGLFTARGWLGDSRYLKVDEQVGIFLYLLCHGGSNRDLTERFQCSRQTISWYFNLVLKAVRKLAKEIIAPPLFDVVPLEILMDPKHKPYFKGCVGAIDGTHIGARVPAALQNRFRGRKGTTTQNILCVCSFDMKFAFVYAGWEGFAND